Sequence from the Ereboglobus luteus genome:
CCCGCATGGTTGACGCCTATGCGGCCGGCTACCATGCGGGCGTGCTCAACAATCAAAGACCGGGCTACGGGCATGTTCCCCCGGCACGAACCAGCACCTCTACCTGCACACCAAGAAAGACCCCGACGCCCGCGTCGAAATCCGCGCGACCGATCGTTTCGGAAAAACCTACACGCTTGACGAATACACCACCGACCACTCCCTCGCCGAGCCGCCGCGTTGACGCGCGCCCCGCTTTCCCTATTTAATCAAGCCTCAACCCAAAACACGACATGCACAAACACCACCCGACATTTCAGCGCGCGCGATTCCTTGCGCGCATCGCCGCCGCATTTCTCGTTCTGGCCGTTGGCACGGTCTTCGCGAGCGCAAAGCATCCCGACATCAAGCCCGACGCGGGCATGGATCTTTACGGCAGCATCATCGACGAAACCGGCGCGCCCGTCGTCGGTGTTGTCGTGAGCGACGGCTTTCAGTGTGTGGCCACGGACGCCCGGGGCGTTTATCAGATGAAGCGCAATCCGAAGGCGCGCATGGTGTATTACTCGACGCCCTCGGAATACGAAATTCACACGCAGGCCACAGCCGTTAAAAAAGGCAAGGGCTCCTCGGCGGTGTTTCACGCAAAACTCGACAGGCGCGGAAAACAAAAACGCTTCAACTTCGACCTCAAGAAACTCCCCGCGCCGGAAAAGCTGTTCACGCTCATCTGTGTCGGCGATCCGCAGACCTCGAACGACACGAATATCGTGCGCTACCGGAACGAGACCGTCGTCGATCTCTACACATTCGGCAAAACCTCCAAGCTGCCCTGCTACGCCATTCTTCTCGGCGACATTTGCAGCGACGCCCCTCAATACCATCGCACCATGCGCGATTACACCGGCCTCACTGAAATACCTTATTTCGCCGTCATCGGAAACCACGACCACGAGCAGGCGATCACCGACGATTACAAAGCCTCGGCGGACTTCGAATCGGTTTTCGGCCCGGTCAACTTCTCGTTCAACCGCGGCGACGTGCACATCATCGGCATGGACGACATCCTCTACAACGGCAGGACCGACTACAAAAGCGGCTTCACCGACGAGCAGGTTGAGTGGCTGCGTCAGGACCTGAGTTTCGTCCCCAAGGACAAAATCATCGTCCTCGGCTATCACGCCCCGCTCTACGAGGGCGAGGCCAAGAATCGCGCGAAGTTGATGAAACTTTTTGAGGGCTACGCCGAAGTTCACCTCATGGCGGGGCACACGCATGATCATCGAAATTTCTTCGTTAAAAAACCGATCGAAGCTTACGAGCACATCCACGGCACCGCCTGCGGTGCATGGTGGCGCTCGACACTCAACAAGGATGGCGCGCCAAACGGCTACGGCGTCTACACCTTCAACGGGAACAAGGTCGCGGACTGGTATTTCAAGGCCACCGGCTACGGTCGCGGCTACCAGATGCGGATGTATCCCGGTGATGTGACCTTTGGCGGCAAATATTCCTACAAACAAGGGCCGAACGATGTTGTTGTCGATGTCTGGAACGCTGATCCCGAATGGAAAATCATCGCCTATGAAAACGGCATTGCGGTCGGTCCGGTGAGAAAGCTTCCCCGTATGGTTGACGCTTACGCCGTCGGTTACCACGTAGGCGAGCTCGGTGCGAATAGCACTGGCTACGAGACAAAATCGAACCAGCACCTCTACGTGCACACGAAGAGAGACCCCAACGCTCGCGTCGAAATCCGCGCCACGGACCGTTTCGGGGTCACCTACGTCGTGCGCGAACTCACAACCGACCTTTCCCGCGCCGGAAAATATCCGCGCTGAGCATTCGCACACCTGCATCAACCCGCCCGCCTTCCCGCCATGTCACTCCAAAAAAAAACACGCACCACGCGCCGCGATTTTCTGAAAGGCGCCTCCGCCACCAGCATCCTCCTCGCGATGCCCTCCGGCATCCTCGGCGCGGCTCCCGCCGTCCTGAAACCGCCCGCGCCCGTGGCGTCCAAGCCGCGCCGTCCGCGCAAGGGCATGCGCACGCACGAGAACAGCCCGGTGATTCTTCGGCGCGAATTGTCGGCCGATCTCGTCGTCGTCGGCGGCGGGCTCTCCGGCATATGCGCGGCAATCGCGGCGGCGCGCCACGGCGCGTCGGTCGTGTTGTTGCAGGACCGCCCCATGCTCGGCGGCAACGCCTCCAGCGAAATCCGCATGGGCATCATGGGCGCGCACGGCCACAACAACAAGGAAACCGGAATCCTCGAGGAATTGCAGCTTGAGAACATTTATCGAAACCCGCTGATGCGCTACACGCTCTGGGACGACGTCATGCTCTCGGCGGTCCTCGCCGAAAAAATCACACTGCTGCTCAACACGAGCGTCCACTCGGTCGAGACGGAGAACAATGTTATCAAAACCGTCACCGGCTGGAATCTTCATGAGTATTGCGAATACACGGTGAGCGGGCGCGTTTTTGCGGACTGCTCGGGCGACAGCATCCTGCGGCTCTCCGGCGCGGAGTTTCGCACGGGGCGCGAGGCGACGGACGAATTCGACGAGAGCTTCGCGCAGCCTCGGGCCGACGCGCACACAATGGGCAACTCCATCCTCATGCAGTTGCGCGAATGCAAGGAGCACCGCCCCTTCATCCCGCCGGCATGGGCGCATCGCTACACCGACGCAAACGCCCCGAAACACCGCAAGCTGCGCGCCGAGGACAATAACTTTTGGTTCATCGAATACGGCGGATTGATCGACACCATCGGCGACGCGAACAAAATCCAATTCGAACTCAAGCGCGTCGTTTACGGCCTCTGGGCCTACATGAAAAACCACCCCGACGGGCGCTGCAAAAATTACGAGCTGGACTGGGTCGGCTCGCTCCCCGGCAAGCGCGAGAGCGCGCGCCTCGTCGGCGATGTCATCCTAAACCAGCGCCACGTCATGGACGCCGGGCGCTTTCCCGACAGCGTCGCCCACGGCGGCTGGGTGCTCGACGACCATCATCCCGGCGGCATTCATTACGACGGCGAGCCGTCCAAGTTCGACTATCCGCCCGTGCCCTTCGGCATCCCCTACCGCAGCCTGTATTCCAAAAACATCGACAACCTGTTTTTCGCGGGAAGAAACGTTTCCTGCACGCACGCCGCGCTGAGCACGATACGCGTCATGGCCACTTGCGCCGTCATGGGCCAGGCCGTCGGCACTGCCGCGGCGCTGACGAAAAAACACGGCTGCATGCCGCGCGATATTTATAAAAAACACATCGCCGAACTGCAGGCGACCCTTCTCGACGACGACCAGATGATCCCGCACCTCCGCCGCAAAGTCTCCCCGCTGACATTGCAAGCGACAGCGCAGTTCGAGGCGCTGCGCGCCGGGCACGATCGCAACATTGAAAAAGGCGAGTGGGGCACCGGCGC
This genomic interval carries:
- a CDS encoding FAD-dependent oxidoreductase is translated as MSLQKKTRTTRRDFLKGASATSILLAMPSGILGAAPAVLKPPAPVASKPRRPRKGMRTHENSPVILRRELSADLVVVGGGLSGICAAIAAARHGASVVLLQDRPMLGGNASSEIRMGIMGAHGHNNKETGILEELQLENIYRNPLMRYTLWDDVMLSAVLAEKITLLLNTSVHSVETENNVIKTVTGWNLHEYCEYTVSGRVFADCSGDSILRLSGAEFRTGREATDEFDESFAQPRADAHTMGNSILMQLRECKEHRPFIPPAWAHRYTDANAPKHRKLRAEDNNFWFIEYGGLIDTIGDANKIQFELKRVVYGLWAYMKNHPDGRCKNYELDWVGSLPGKRESARLVGDVILNQRHVMDAGRFPDSVAHGGWVLDDHHPGGIHYDGEPSKFDYPPVPFGIPYRSLYSKNIDNLFFAGRNVSCTHAALSTIRVMATCAVMGQAVGTAAALTKKHGCMPRDIYKKHIAELQATLLDDDQMIPHLRRKVSPLTLQATAQFEALRAGHDRNIEKGEWGTGAGSGTGGTKYRWQDKQIETGVWLKQGETARYEWPAPVMISSARAVFDTELSFRGKRMRKLEGTTDYKELPAMLAREFALEVLKDGQWMEIAREKENRRRFWRVKFPAVSCTAARLKVISTWGAKTDAHVFSFEVA
- a CDS encoding calcineurin-like phosphoesterase family protein encodes the protein MHKHHPTFQRARFLARIAAAFLVLAVGTVFASAKHPDIKPDAGMDLYGSIIDETGAPVVGVVVSDGFQCVATDARGVYQMKRNPKARMVYYSTPSEYEIHTQATAVKKGKGSSAVFHAKLDRRGKQKRFNFDLKKLPAPEKLFTLICVGDPQTSNDTNIVRYRNETVVDLYTFGKTSKLPCYAILLGDICSDAPQYHRTMRDYTGLTEIPYFAVIGNHDHEQAITDDYKASADFESVFGPVNFSFNRGDVHIIGMDDILYNGRTDYKSGFTDEQVEWLRQDLSFVPKDKIIVLGYHAPLYEGEAKNRAKLMKLFEGYAEVHLMAGHTHDHRNFFVKKPIEAYEHIHGTACGAWWRSTLNKDGAPNGYGVYTFNGNKVADWYFKATGYGRGYQMRMYPGDVTFGGKYSYKQGPNDVVVDVWNADPEWKIIAYENGIAVGPVRKLPRMVDAYAVGYHVGELGANSTGYETKSNQHLYVHTKRDPNARVEIRATDRFGVTYVVRELTTDLSRAGKYPR